The Pseudopipra pipra isolate bDixPip1 chromosome 29, bDixPip1.hap1, whole genome shotgun sequence DNA segment CCGCCCTCCGCCACCAGGGGGCAGCACAGGGCTCTCGTTCTGCGCAGGCGCGGAGTTCCCGCTGGAGGGCGAGGCCGTACTCCATTTCCCGGCGGGCATGGGAGGCCGCGGGGCGCTGTTCAGTGTGTCACTTCCGCTGCGTCTGGGCTGACCTGGCTCTGTGGCGGCGGCGGAGACAGACGGTGAGGGCGGAGCGGCCGCCGGGGCCGATCGGGGCCGATCGGGGCCGTGTCCTCGGCGCTCGGGGCGGACGGGGAGGCGGTGGGGAGGATCTATGGGGGAGGCTCGGCTGTGGGCTCTGAGGGGCCGGGAGGGACCGACCAGGCTCTGTCGCTGGAGGGGGTCGGTGTCTCCCGCAGACAGCGGTGGGTGAACCCGGACTGAGCCCCTGTGCTGCGCggatgggcaggagcaggtCACCCGGGCTGGACACGCTGGTATGCGGCCggagcagggcaggactggggggaaggaaggggccTCTGGCACAGGCAGCGGGCCGGGCTGCAGCGCTGCAGGGGGGTCCGTGACAAACCCAGGAGGTTCAGCGAGGCCAAGGGCAGGTGCTGAACGTGAGCCAGGGCAACTCCAAGCACAAACACGGGCTGAGGGAGAATGGATGGAGAACAGCCCAGAAGAAAAGGACTTGGGGGCGTGGGTTGACAAGAAGCTCAACGTGACCCAGCCACGTGCACTGggagcccagaaagccaacgCTGAGCTGGGCTCATCcccacagtgtgggcagcacGTGAGGTGGGaaattctgcccctctgctctgctgaggtgagacaccccccccccccccccccagtggtgcctccagccctggggtctgcagcacaggaaggatgtggagctgctggagcaggtccagaggaggccacagagatggtctgagggctggagcccctctgctctggacactggctgggagagctggggatgttccCTGGAGAAAAGAGGGCTCCAGGGAAACCTTAAAGCCCTTCCAGTGTCTaaaggagctccaggagagatggagagggactttggacaagggcctggagtgattGGACAAGACTTCCCACTACCAGAcggcagggttagatgggatactgggttgaaattcttccctgtgaggggggtgaggccctggcacaggctgcttggagaagctgtggctcccccatccctggaagtgttcaaggccaggttggacaaggcttggagcaacctggtctagtggaaggtgtctctgcccatggcagatgggtggaactggatgggcttcaCGATCCCATCCAAGCCTAACCACTCTGTGACTGTGGAGAGTGGAGCCCCTGACATTGGAGCAGTTTTTGCATTTCTCAGCCCCACCAAGTGTCCTCATGGGTCCTGTTTATAATGTCCCTATGGTCTCCTTGTCCTCTCAAcagggcagctcctggggcactgAGTTTGGGTGAATTGGGACACCTGGcttggagagggacttttgggGATCGTGAGGCTGCTGGAGGGAGTTGACGAGGCTGTTGGAGGGAGTTGGTGTTTCCTCAGTGGCTGGAAATAGGAAATAAGAACAAATGTTGGAAGTGAGGAGCTGGtgctttctgtgaagaactAACTGTTGTGTAAGAcggtgctggaaagcagccaggcttCACAAGGGCAATTAACTGTTAATTGCTAAAACTGGTGAAACTGTTAATTTCCAGAGCTTTCAAAGTTACTGGAAGAGGCTTTGTGATCCAAGAGCTTTGCTCATTACTGAGATGTGCAGAGCCCAGAGTTGGATgcaatgatccttgtgggtccctctcAACTCAGGATGTTCGATGATTCTGTAAAGGGCCGTGATACTGGCTGGGGCTTTGAAAGGGGAGGAAACTGTTGACTTTTCTTCCATGGCTGCAGATCTGGGACATGGCTATCCCAATTCTTACAGCCTCCCAGAAGAGAGTTCAGAGATTTCAAACAATCAGCGACATTCCACTGACCTGTGTTTCCAGATgaagctcctgctcctcaccctgTGTGCCCTGGTGTCTGTGTCCCGCTGTGAGGATGGTGCCAGGCTCCTGGCCTCCAAATCTCTGTTAAACAGATACGCGGTGGAGGGCAAGGACTTGACTTTGCAGTACAACATCTACAATGTTGGCTCAAGGTAAGCCCTGTCCAGGCTTCAGTACGAACCAGGAGCAAAGATTCTGTGTGTGGCTACAGGGCAGGAGGTGATTTCTGAGCTCCATGATGTGCTGGTGCCTTTGCTCCCCTGAACTCTGAGCTTTccagcagtgcctgaagggTTGACCCTGCAATTtgcctttcccttcctcttcccttgtCCCTGCTTTCCACTCATGGCTGCTCAAGCTGTCAGTCCAGCATGGACATGTAGCTCCTGTGGTGTCCTGGGACACTCTGCTCCCCATGCACACAGCTCTCTTGACTGGCTTTGTGAGctcttttgcacttttttttttttttaataaaaattcctttttcctgtcAGGACTTCTCTAAAGACCTGACAAAGGTAAAACAGAACTTCCACAATGCTGGTAAAAAGCTTTATTCTCAGAATGAAAAGCTGATTGGACAAAATGCAGGAGAGTAttaaagtgtttgttttttggggtttttttttagatttttttaaaggcagagtCATGTATGCTGAGTGCAGTACTGCTGAGAGGAGTATTTATGGTGTTGCAATATTGGACTCTTACAATATTAATGAGATACTGTAACTTTATACGTGGGATTTGTTTATTATTTAGGCCAAAGGGTGTGTCTGTGGGATGGTATCTGCCAAATTCTATTGTGGAAAAACCAGTGTATTTCCTGTCTTTGTGGCTGTTTCTCTCAGCTGTGCCTTCTCTCTGCAGTCTCTCCATAAGACACCTCAACTCTCCTTGCCATGTTGTGTTGGTGACTTTTCCTCTTTCACAAATCAGTTCTTCCATTGGGTCAGGAGGGAACTGTCAGCCCACTTTGCTGCAGATCCCATGAGCAGATGCCAAGTCTTAAGATTCCGTTCTCATCCCTGCCTTTGTTGTGTTCAGTGCTGCCCTGGATGTGGAACTGTCGGATGATTCCTTCCCCCCAGAGGATTTTGGCATCGTCTCTGGCATGCTCAATGTCAAGTGGGACAGGATCGCTCCGTATCTTTTAATGGTTTGAAATTTTCTTCCCCCTGAGCATCCTGCAGCTTCATCCTGTCTTCATGCCCTGTCCCAGAAATTCCCACATGCCAGAGCCTGGACAGGGTGCTCAATCCGAATGCCCGCTCTTCTGGATGGTGCCTTGTAAAATGAAAGCTCCTTGCAGACAGGACCAGGTCCCTAAGTTCCTCTGcctggggaggagcagctgggTCAGCCTCGGGGGGGAGGTGGGTCGGGCTGTCTGTGACCATAAGCATTCGGATCTGTCAGCAGCACTGATTTTTCCAcctgtgttttcttcctgtaaTGAAATCCAACCGTTTTCCTTAACGCCCGGCTCCCAGAGCGAGTAACGTGTCCCACACCGTGGTTCTGCGGCCTCTCAAAGCTGGTTACTTCAACTTCACCTCTGCCACCATCACGTACCTGGCACAGGAGGGAGGACAGGTCGTGGTAAGTGGACGATTTAGAGGAGCCCTGCAGATACCCCTGACAGTGCTCTTGCAGCAGCCTGGTCGGGGCGATGTCCCTGAGCTCTcaccctgcccagctctgccccaagAAGGAAAGTGGTAAAGCTTGTCTTTTCCCTGCCTCTTCCAGGTTGGTTTCACTAGTGCTCCCGGGCAAGGAGGAATCCTGGCTCAGCGTGACTTCGACAGGAGGTTCTCCCCTCACTTTGTAAGTACCTTTCAGCTGACAATGGAAattgcactgcagcagctgcagcccagcacagtgGCTTCCTGCTgcccatggtgtgtgtggtttgTCCTGCAGTCACCTGGAGAGCTCCAGTGGTATTGCAGTTAATCCCTGTCAGTTCTCCGTAGCAGTATCACAGAAGCAGCCAAGAGTttccaccccagctccctctgtgGAAGAGCTGCACTGTGGGATTTGAGCCAGAAAATTGGAGAGTAGAATCTTAGAACCTtctaggttggaagggacctacaaggatcctggagtccaactcctggccctacaCGGGACAACCCAGCAATCCCACCaagtgcctgagagcgttgtccaaactccctgagctctgtcaggcttggtgctgtaacCACTTCCCTTgggagcctattccagtgcctaatcaccctctgggggaagaacttcttctaatatccagcctaaccctcccctgacacagctccatgctgttccctcagctcctgtcacttgtcacacagagcagagattggTGCTGccccttgtgaggaagctgcaggCTGTGGCAAGGTCTCTTCTTGGTCTCCTCCTCTGGCCTCATTGCTCTAAGACTCCTGGACTTAACTTGTTTTGACTTTTCTCCAACCATTTCTCCCTCTAGTTGGACTGGGCGGCATTTGGTGTGATGACCCTGCCCTCCATCGGGATCCCCCTGCTGCTGTGGTACTCGAGCAAGAGGAAGTATGACACCCCCAAGACCAAAAAGAACTGAGTGGAGAAAAATGCCACCAGCACTCCAGAGCTCGGGAAAGGACAGTCATGACCCCCCCAGAGCAGTGGGTGCTTTTGGGTTGCACTGTCCCCTGCCAGGCATTGCCTGGGCTGTGCTTCAACCCTCTCGGCAAAGGGACTTGATCGCTGTGATTGGGTGTCTTCtgggtttttaaaaaagaaacaaagaaaacagtaaaaaacccaactaaaaGTCCCAAAATGCTTTGTCAGCCCCTTTCAAGCAGGAATCCCCCCCCGCTCCTCTGTAGCCGTGGCGATACGAGTGTGTAAGTGCCCAGAGGGTCTGTTTGTGGGGCTCTGCCCCCTGTGCTACCTCCCAGCCCCCATTTGCCCTGCTGCATCTTCTCCAGAGTGTCCTGTCTCGGGGCCCCTCTGTTGCTGTGTGCCCTATGGGAAGGAGCTTGCTCTGGTGCACCACAGACCTGTTTTGATAGAAGatgtcagagctgctgctctacCCGAAGGGGCAGTACTGGAGGACCCTGTCAATGCTGTTCTCTGTCACACCAGCTTGCTCAGGGCCATGGAGGCTCTGTAAAGAGATGTGGGAGGAGAGCAAGGAGGAGGATTTTAAATTCCTCAAGAATGAGGTGCACCGATCCCCACACTGTCCCCTCCTGCACTGGAGATGCTCTGCTTAACTCACCCCGCCCCAGACAGGGTCCAGCCTCTGGGTCCCCAGAGATCAGGACAAGTCCCGACCTCCCTGGTGCAAAGGCagtaacaaaacaaacctgCCGGCATTTCCAGGGAGCCTCGAGAGCTCCCCTGTGCCCGTGTTTTCAGGCAGCTGCCTTTGGTGGCAGAAAGGTCCGCGGGCTCGCCTCTGTGCACATATTCCCCCATGAACAGCCCGTGTGCACCTCACGAGGGCCGCCTCGCTGGCTCCATGTGCTGCCCCAATGCCCTTTCATCCTAGAGCTGAATTCTGAGCCGTTGCCAACAGCTGTCCCTGTGGGCGACACTAAAGGAGCGTCTGGGACACAAAATGGCTGccgggggtttgggggggggcaCCCCCTGGCCGTGAGGGGACACCGGAGCCACGGGTGGGGCCGCCTCAGGACCCGCCGCTCCCCCGGGACCGCTCTCTGAGGGGGGAGGGGGACGTCGAGGACTTTGGCTCTCAGAGCGAGCTTGGCCGTTGCATCTCGGCCCCTGCGCCCTTCGGTGTGCAGGAGCTTACTCTGCCCCGCTGCGCCCCGGCTACGCGCATGCGCACTCCACTTCCTTCGtggccccgccccgtccccgggTGTCACTCACCAGCCGGAGGTCGGTGGGCGTTCCCGAGGTGAGGCGGTGCCGTTCTGATTGGCCTCCGGGCGCGCGCCCGCGTCGCGATTGGCCGGCGAGGGGCGCGGGGCGGTGCGCGCCGTGGCGGCCCCGTGAGGCGGCAGGTCCGGGGCTCCAGAAGGTTCCGCCGCTCTCCAGCCGCCGCGATGATGGGCCCGCGCCCCGTCCTGGTCCTCAGTGAGTGCTGCCTCCCCGGCCAGGCCCCCCTGGCGGGGTCCCAGGGTGGAGGGTGAGGGAAGGGCAGCGCCGCGCCCCCACCCCGCTTTGCTGCTCGGCCTCCCCGCCGCCATGTTGGGTCCCCTCATGGCCGGGCGCTCCCTCACGGAGCGCGGCCCAGGCGGGCCCGCTCTGCTCCCAGGGGTCCGCCGGGCACCGCTGCCGCCACCGGCGCGTCTGAACTGCCTCTGGTAGCCCCCTATCCACAGCTTCGGCCTGGCCGCTCTATGCGCCCTGCGCGGAAGATCTCTGGCCCCCGCTGCTGTCAGGCCTTTCCCGGCAGCTCTCCGGTTCTCTTTCCCGTTTCTTGTCGGGCCTTTTCAGCGAGTTTCTTTGTGCTACCCCGTTTGAATCCCCTGTGAACCCCAGTTCTCAGGGCCCTCAGCATTGGAAGCTCATGCAGCTGCCcgagcgagtccagaggaggccacggagatgttccgagggctggagcccctctgctctggagccaagctgggagagctgggggtgttaacctggagaggagaaggctccagggagactttagagctccttccagtgcctaaaggagctccaggagagctggagagggacttaggacaagggagaatggcttcccactgccagagggcagggttagatgggatagtgagaagaaattcttccctgggagggaagTGAGTCACTAGCATaggcataggttgcccagagaagctgtggctgccccctccctggaagtgttccaagGCCCGGTTGGATggggctcggagcaacctgggatagtggaagatgtccctgcccgtggaaggggtttggaactagatggtctttaagtcccttccaactcaaaccattttatgattctctcACCACTCTCCAACACAAGGATTTATTTCTGCTTGAGTATCGCATTCCCATCTCTCCATCTGCTCCATTCCCTATTAGCCTAGGAGGCAGACTGTTGGAGCCCAGGGCCCCTTTTGTTCTGTCTTACACCTCTCCATGTGGATGCACCTACTTCTGAGTAAATCTGTGCATACCTGGGCCAGGCTTGTAGTAGCAGAAGAGCAGCCTTCAGCTCTAGGGCAGAGCCTGTTGACAACTGGTCCCCAGCTGTGATTGTGAGCCTGTGGTACCCTGGGGGCTGCTCACCCTCATGTGCCAAAGGCAACGTCTGTCTAGTGGATTAACTTCACGTTCACCCAGTTCTTTGAACTGTGCCTAGGCCTCTGTAACTTTTTGTGACTGAACAGTGCTGTGCAACAGCACCTCCTCGGCCACGTGGGATCTGGCAGATCCTACTGAGTCCCTGCAGTTTGATTTTCTGGGGCAATAGGTTTCTGTTTCAGGGTTGCAAAGCTTTGTCTCAGTTAGGATGCTCACAAGGAGTTCTGTTATAATAGGGAGTGTTTTTTGCTGACGCTCTTCTGTCAGTGTGTTTCTCATCATGACTGCCGTATTTATAATGTAAACTCTGAATTTAGAACTGGTCACATGTCATATGTGTGTGACTGAGAGGTGTGGCTGCATCCTTACTGCGTTGTACTTGATTGTACTTgattaaattcattttttctgtATGCTTTAGGTCAGAACACAAAACGTGAGTCTGGAAGAAAAGTCCAGACAGGAAACATCACTGCTGCGAAGGTACCAAATTCTCGTATCAGGCTGTtttgattattcttttttttctccgtgtgtgtgtatttttatatttctgaggGAAAGCTGGATCTGAAGCATATTTTCTCTAGTCTATATGAACCCAGAATAGAAGAAGCAacatagaaaataatttcctgtgttaacagaagatatttttatacttttatataaaaattctgtataaaaaataaaacatctgcaCTATTCATGTAAGGGGTGCCCTATAACTGCACATAGAGGGGTTTAACCCACCAAACCTCCTTTCTCTGCAAAGTCTGAAAGCACCTCAGTTTTGACATCTGACTGAGATAATAATACAGTGTAGTACCAGTGCCCTTATAATCCCTGTGTTCTCATTTCCAGACAGTTCTTAAACCTTGTCTGCCTCTCAGCCATGGCAGAGTTGTTGGGTTGCTTAAATTTCACAGGGACTGCTGGTTTCAGACCCactatggggtttttttagactctttGACGCTTACCTGTAGTACTTAATTTCTTTGGTTTCCCCTAGACCATTGCTGACATTATCCGAACATGTTTAGGACCAAGAGCTATGATGAAGGTAAGAACTTGTGCTGTTCTGTGGGATGTTTCTAGTCAGCTGCATCACCAATGCTGCAGCACAAGTATTGGTTTTCTTGTGGTTGCAGATGCTTTTGGACCCCATGGGTGGCATTGTGATGACCAACGATGGCAATGCTATTCTTAGAGAAGTAAGTTTCTCCTGAAGGATTGTCTTGCTTAACACGTGAGTCGGAATATTCTGGAGTCTTGAGTGCCAATAGAGCTGTATGATCTCATCTGTCCTGAGAGCCAGAAAGGTGCTCACTGGGGAGGAGTGAAACATTTCCAGCAAATGCTCTTGTTCTGCAGAAATGTAGGTTTGATCCTGGGATGGGAAGTTTCATAGAGTTTTTATAAGACTGATGTAAATGCTTTGGTAACTCTACCTATAATCAGTTGCATCAAGATCTTCTGAGTAGACAGTGATATTCACAATGCCACGTAATGATaccaagaaattattttctctctagTACAAGTGCTGTTGAAAGAACATCCAAAAAACTCTAATGCCTGAAAAACGGTGAGGGACACAACATTGTCAAATACAAAGGCTTGATTTTGgtcagaaaaagaaggaagagcttTGCTGTGGTTGTGCAAG contains these protein-coding regions:
- the SSR2 gene encoding translocon-associated protein subunit beta isoform X1 — translated: MGRSRSPGLDTLMKLLLLTLCALVSVSRCEDGARLLASKSLLNRYAVEGKDLTLQYNIYNVGSSAALDVELSDDSFPPEDFGIVSGMLNVKWDRIAPASNVSHTVVLRPLKAGYFNFTSATITYLAQEGGQVVVGFTSAPGQGGILAQRDFDRRFSPHFLDWAAFGVMTLPSIGIPLLLWYSSKRKYDTPKTKKN
- the SSR2 gene encoding translocon-associated protein subunit beta isoform X2, with product MKLLLLTLCALVSVSRCEDGARLLASKSLLNRYAVEGKDLTLQYNIYNVGSSAALDVELSDDSFPPEDFGIVSGMLNVKWDRIAPASNVSHTVVLRPLKAGYFNFTSATITYLAQEGGQVVVGFTSAPGQGGILAQRDFDRRFSPHFLDWAAFGVMTLPSIGIPLLLWYSSKRKYDTPKTKKN